CGCTGCCTCTTCGACGGACGCTGACGCGGGACGACCTCCAGCGGCCCCGTGACGGAGAGCGCGTCCTCCCAGCACGAGATGCCCTTGACATCCGGCATCCGGTCGCGCGTGAAGACCGGGTCGAGGCCCTCTCGGCGCTGACGCGTGTAGTCCTTCAGCAGCCGGAAGACGAGGCCCGACAGCAGCGCGAGCGCGACGAGGTTGATCACCGCCATGACGCCCATCACGGCGTCGGCCGCGCTCCAGACGACCCCCGCGGAGGCCACCGAGCCCGCCAGCACGGCCAGCACGACCAGCGAGCGGAAGACGAGCAGCACGGAGCGGCGGGGCGAGATGAACTCGATGCTCGCCTCCCCGTAGTAGTAGTTGCCGATGATCGAGCTGAACGCGAGCATGAACACGACGACCGCGAGCGCGATGGCCGTCCACGATCCGAGCGAGGTCTCGAGAGCGATCTGGGTGAGTTCGACGCCCTGCGGACCGCCGGGCTCGATCGGCACGGCGACGAGGACCAGGAACGCGGTGATCGAGCACACGATGATCGTGTCGAAGTACACGCCGAGCGACTGCACGAGTCCCTGCTTGACCGGATGCGTGACCGCCGCCGCGGCGCCCGCGTTCGGAGCCGACCCGAGGCCGGCCTCGTTCGAGAACATGCCGCGCTTGGCGCCGACGAGGATGATCTGGCCGAGCGTGGCGCCGAGCACCTGGTTGAAGCCGAACGCCTGCGTGTAGATCGACGCGAACACCGCTGGCAGCTGGTCGATGTGCACGACCACGACCGCGAGGCCGAGGAGGAGGTACGCGAGTGCCATGACCGGGACGAGGATCTGCGTCACGTCGGCGATGCGGCGCACGCCGCCGAAGACGATCAGCGCCGTGAGGCCGGCCGTGATGACGCCGGCGATGAGCGGCAGCCACTGCGCATCGGCTCCCGTGAGCGTCTCGACGGCCGTCGCGGTGGTGATCGCGATCGTGTTCGCCTGCAGCGCGCTGAACGCGAACGGGAAGCAGAAGATGAGGATGACGGCGAACACGATGCCCATCCATCGCGCCCCGAGCCCCTTCGCCATGTAGTAGGCGGGACCGCCGCGGAACCCGTCGGAGTCCCGCACCTTGAACAGCTGCGCGAGCGAGGACTCGGCGAACGCGGAGGCGGCGCCGATCGCGGCCATGAGCCACATCCAGAACACCGCGCCGGGGCCGCCCAGGGCGATGGCCGTGGCGACGCCCGCGATGTTGCCGACGCCCACACGCGAGGCCGCAGAGATGGTGAACGCCTGGAACGACGACACCGACTGGGGTCTGCCGTCGGCGTCGAGCGGGGTCTTGTCGGTCAGGGTGCGGAACATCTCCGGGAGCAGCCGGATCTGCACGACGCCCGTGCGCACGGTGAGGTACACGCCGAGCAGCGCCAGGATCGGCAGGACGACCCAGGTCCAGAAGAGATCGCCCTGCGCGGCCAGCCAGCTCTCGATTGCTTCCATCGTCCTAGTCTCGCCGGAACGGCGAGGGCCCCGCCACCTCGATGGGTGACGGGGCCGTCGCTGGTCAGGCGGATCGGGCGATCAGCAGGTGCCGATCAGCTCCCACGGACCGTTCTTGCCGCCGGGCTTCTGGTCGCGCGTCCACCACTTGGCCTCGTAGACCTTGCCCTTGTGCACGACGTGCTCGCCGCCCGCGTAGACCATCGAGCGGGTCCATGCCGCGACGTCGCCCTCGGCGCACGCGGTCATCTCGCCGAGCTCCATCCACGAGCCGGTCGTCGACGTGCCGGGCTTGTCCTTCGTCCACCACTGCGCCTTGTACAGCGTGCCCTTGTAGGACACGATGTCGCCGCCGGTGTAGACCTTGCCCTTCTCCCACTCGGGGTACTCCGGCGCCGGCTCGACGAGCGTGAACTCGATCGTGGTCACGTTGCCGGCGACGTCGAAGACCTCGAGCGTGTTCTCGCCGAGGACCGCTCCGAACACACCGGGGGCGATGCCGTTCAGGTCGCTCCACTTCGCGTCCGTGAGGTCCTTCT
The Microbacterium sp. JZ31 genome window above contains:
- a CDS encoding alanine/glycine:cation symporter family protein: MEAIESWLAAQGDLFWTWVVLPILALLGVYLTVRTGVVQIRLLPEMFRTLTDKTPLDADGRPQSVSSFQAFTISAASRVGVGNIAGVATAIALGGPGAVFWMWLMAAIGAASAFAESSLAQLFKVRDSDGFRGGPAYYMAKGLGARWMGIVFAVILIFCFPFAFSALQANTIAITTATAVETLTGADAQWLPLIAGVITAGLTALIVFGGVRRIADVTQILVPVMALAYLLLGLAVVVVHIDQLPAVFASIYTQAFGFNQVLGATLGQIILVGAKRGMFSNEAGLGSAPNAGAAAAVTHPVKQGLVQSLGVYFDTIIVCSITAFLVLVAVPIEPGGPQGVELTQIALETSLGSWTAIALAVVVFMLAFSSIIGNYYYGEASIEFISPRRSVLLVFRSLVVLAVLAGSVASAGVVWSAADAVMGVMAVINLVALALLSGLVFRLLKDYTRQRREGLDPVFTRDRMPDVKGISCWEDALSVTGPLEVVPRQRPSKRQRADLDGRRP